The following coding sequences lie in one Zingiber officinale cultivar Zhangliang chromosome 2B, Zo_v1.1, whole genome shotgun sequence genomic window:
- the LOC122046950 gene encoding uncharacterized protein LOC122046950: MEVFGKSMIAESSNVIYLSSILNKEGPIPSHKCDNRCQNALVFGNVYQCKLTGLTHICDKNCNQRILYDNHNSLCRVSGQIFPLSPTEEQAVRGVRRKLEMTNSDGCAFKRRRDAQLHPSPFERTCSAVSPICSQIGDGMDMS, from the coding sequence ATGGAGGTATTTGGCAAATCTATGATTGCCGAGTCAAGCAATGTGATTTATTTGTCCAGTATTCTTAACAAGGAAGGGCCAATCCCAAGTCACAAATGTGACAACAGATGCCAAAATGCTCTTGTGTTTGGGAATGTGTACCAGTGCAAATTAACAGGGTTGACACACATCTGCGATAAGAATTGTAACCAGAGGATTTTGTACGATAACCATAATTCTCTCTGCAGAGTGAGTGGGCAGATTTTTCCTCTTTCACCGACAGAAGAGCAGGCAGTTAGAGGAGTGCGGAGAAAATTGGAAATGACTAATTCTGATGGTTGTGCTTTTAAGCGTAGGCGAGATGCCCAGCTGCATCCTTCTCCTTTTGAGAGGACTTGCTCTGCAGTATCTCCAATATGCAGTCAAATTGGAGATGGCATGGATATGAGTTAG